The sequence below is a genomic window from Microbacterium abyssi.
GGATGCTGCGCTCGAAGCAGGGGACTCCTGTGGCTGCGCGCCCAGCATCGCCGAGCGCCGTACCCTCTGGGGCAAAGGTGCACTCACCCGCCGTAACGCCCTCGGGCTCGGCGCGATCGGCGTCGTCGCTATCAGTGCTTTCGGGATCGGTTCCGGCATCAATGCCGCATACGCCGCCGACTACCCGAGCTGGGATGACGTCCAGCGGGCCAAGAAGAACGAGGCGTCGAAGGCCGCCGAGGTCTCCCGCATCAAGGGTCTGATCCAGTCGCTCGCCCAGCGCGTCACCGAGACCCAGGCCGCGGCCGAAGCCGCCGCCGCCGAGTACTACGAAGCGCAGCAGGAGTACTTCGCCGCCATCGCCACCGCAGAGTCGCTGCAAGCGCAGGCCGATGAGCAGGCGCTGCTCGCCGACGACTCCGCACGCAAAGCAGGCCAGGTGGCCACCCAGCTATACCGCAACGGCGGGGACGACACGGCCCTCGAGCTCTTCTTCGCCGGCTCGGCGACCAACGCCGACGACCTGCTCTCGCGCCTCGGCACGATGGACAAGCTCCTCGAATACAACCAGTCGGTGTACGACGACGCCGTCGCCGCACGCAACTCGGCACAGGCCCTCAGCGACCAGGCCGTCGTCGCCCGCGACGAGCGCGATCGCCTGCAGAAGGTCGCCGAAGAGAAGATGGTCGCGGCCCAGGAGGCCGCTCAGGCCGCTCAGGCCGCGCTCGACGAGCAGTCCGCGAACCTCGAGACGCTGAAGGCTCAGCTGGAAGCGCTGCAGAGCAACACCAGCAAGACGGTCGCCGAGTACCAGGAAGGCGTTCGCGTCCGCAAAGCCGAAGAAGCGCGGCGGCGGGCTGCGGCCGCGGCTGCTGCCGCCAAGGCCGCGGAGGAAGCCGCGAAGAACAACGGCGGCGGCGGTGGCGGAGGCGGTTCTGCCGGTAGCGGCGGCTGGGTCCGCCCGCACGGCGGTTACCGTTCCTCGGGTTACGGCCCGCGCTCGCAGCAGTGCAACAACAACGGCTGCTCGTCCAGCTGGCACTACGGCGTCGACCTCGCCAACGGCTGCGGCGCCCCGATCTACGCGGCGCACTCCGGCACCGTGGACTACGCCGGCCTCAACGGCGGCTGGACCTGGGGCTACGGCAACTACATCCGCATCCAGCACGGCGGCGGCGTCGGCACCGGCTACGGACACCTGAGCAGCATCGCGGTGCGCTACGGGCAGCGGGTCAACGCCGGACAGGTCATCGGATACTCGGGCAACACCGGCGGGTCCTTCGGCTGCCACCTCCACTTCGAGGTCTACATCAACGGCGGGTACACGAACCCGATCAACTTCATGGCGGCGCGCGGCATCTCGGTCTGAGCGTCCCCCGCTACGAAGAAGCCCTCGGCCGCGATCGCGCAGCCGAGGGCTTCTTCGTGTCCGGAGAGGTCAGTGACCCTGCTCGCCGAAGCGGGCGATCGACTCGTCGAGGATGCGCTGCGCCTCGGCGGCGTTGCCCCACTCGTCGACCTTGACCCACTTGTTCGGCTCGAGGTCCTTGTAGTGCTCGAAGAAGTGCGCGATCTCTTTCTTCGTGTACTCGGCCAGGTCGTCGACGTCCTGGATGTGCGACCAGCGCGGGTCCTTGCTCAGCACGGCGACGAGCTTGTCGTCTCCGCCGGCTTCGTCGCTCATCTTCAGCACGGCGACGGGGCGGACCTCGACGACCACGCC
It includes:
- a CDS encoding M23 family metallopeptidase; protein product: MNVEQSAVDAALEAGDSCGCAPSIAERRTLWGKGALTRRNALGLGAIGVVAISAFGIGSGINAAYAADYPSWDDVQRAKKNEASKAAEVSRIKGLIQSLAQRVTETQAAAEAAAAEYYEAQQEYFAAIATAESLQAQADEQALLADDSARKAGQVATQLYRNGGDDTALELFFAGSATNADDLLSRLGTMDKLLEYNQSVYDDAVAARNSAQALSDQAVVARDERDRLQKVAEEKMVAAQEAAQAAQAALDEQSANLETLKAQLEALQSNTSKTVAEYQEGVRVRKAEEARRRAAAAAAAAKAAEEAAKNNGGGGGGGGSAGSGGWVRPHGGYRSSGYGPRSQQCNNNGCSSSWHYGVDLANGCGAPIYAAHSGTVDYAGLNGGWTWGYGNYIRIQHGGGVGTGYGHLSSIAVRYGQRVNAGQVIGYSGNTGGSFGCHLHFEVYINGGYTNPINFMAARGISV
- the ppa gene encoding inorganic diphosphatase gives rise to the protein MGAHDAVIEIPRGSRVKYEVDHETGRVHLDRVLYTTFGYPADYGYFDNTLGEDGDPLDVLVLLDHAIYPGVVVEVRPVAVLKMSDEAGGDDKLVAVLSKDPRWSHIQDVDDLAEYTKKEIAHFFEHYKDLEPNKWVKVDEWGNAAEAQRILDESIARFGEQGH